In Halomarina salina, one DNA window encodes the following:
- the pfkB gene encoding 1-phosphofructokinase, translating to MILTVTPNPALDHTLRVDAPLEAGAVARTDDAQFDPGGKGVNVSKYLTALDAETTATGFLGDPFGSLIRERLDAASVPNDFVDVGTPTRVNTTILAPDGEFKVNQNGPDVGPAAVDDLVATVERQDPDAVLVAGSLPPGVDPATVDRLARAGAWETTVDVGGSVLAELDAEYALCKPNREELAAATGRAVDTVDECLDAAEALRGETFRRVVASLGPDGAVMATPEGSYHAEALATDVVDTVGAGDALLSGVLAAFDRGESPPEALRAGIAVAARVVTVAGTGTPDFADVPTTREDVALSTH from the coding sequence GTGATACTCACCGTCACGCCGAACCCCGCGCTCGACCACACGCTACGGGTCGACGCGCCCCTCGAAGCGGGCGCCGTCGCCCGCACCGACGACGCGCAGTTCGACCCCGGCGGCAAGGGTGTCAACGTCTCGAAGTACCTCACGGCGCTGGACGCGGAGACGACCGCCACGGGCTTCCTCGGCGACCCGTTCGGGAGCCTGATTCGCGAGCGTCTCGACGCCGCGAGCGTCCCGAACGACTTCGTCGACGTCGGAACGCCGACGCGGGTGAACACGACCATCCTCGCGCCCGACGGCGAGTTCAAGGTCAACCAGAACGGCCCCGACGTGGGGCCGGCCGCCGTCGACGACCTGGTGGCGACCGTCGAGCGCCAGGACCCGGACGCGGTGCTCGTCGCGGGGAGTCTCCCGCCGGGCGTCGACCCCGCGACGGTGGACCGCCTCGCCCGTGCGGGCGCGTGGGAGACGACCGTCGACGTCGGCGGGAGCGTCCTTGCCGAACTCGACGCCGAGTACGCGCTCTGCAAACCCAACCGCGAGGAACTGGCGGCGGCGACGGGACGAGCCGTCGACACCGTCGACGAGTGTCTCGACGCGGCGGAGGCGCTCCGGGGAGAGACGTTCCGCCGCGTCGTCGCCTCGCTCGGCCCGGACGGGGCCGTGATGGCGACGCCCGAGGGGTCGTACCACGCCGAAGCGCTGGCGACCGACGTAGTCGACACCGTCGGCGCGGGCGACGCGCTGCTGTCGGGCGTCCTCGCGGCGTTCGACCGCGGCGAGTCGCCCCCGGAAGCGCTCCGGGCCGGCATCGCCGTCGCCGCCCGCGTCGTCACCGTCGCGGGAACCGGCACCCCCGACTTCGCCGACGTCCCGACGACCCGCGAGGACGTGGCCCTCTCGACGCACTGA
- the ptsH1 gene encoding phosphocarrier protein HPr translates to MERTVRIVPEAGLHARPASQFVETANEFDAETQVGPTGASEDGLVDARSMLAVTSLGAGHGEEVRLVAEGDDAEAALDALETVLSTPEGGDGDGEGEEGADGANGEGADGG, encoded by the coding sequence ATGGAGCGCACCGTCAGAATCGTCCCCGAGGCGGGCCTGCACGCCCGCCCGGCCTCCCAGTTCGTCGAGACGGCCAACGAGTTCGACGCCGAGACGCAGGTCGGCCCGACCGGCGCGAGCGAGGACGGCCTCGTCGACGCCCGCAGCATGCTCGCGGTGACGAGCCTCGGCGCCGGCCACGGCGAGGAGGTCCGACTGGTCGCCGAGGGCGACGACGCAGAAGCCGCCCTCGACGCGCTCGAAACCGTCCTCTCGACGCCCGAAGGTGGCGATGGCGATGGGGAGGGGGAGGAGGGAGCCGACGGAGCGAACGGGGAGGGAGCCGACGGGGGATGA
- the lonB gene encoding ATP-dependent protease LonB, producing the protein MNTGPTTRVSAGSPRPPVPSDGGETTVELLGGLDIETTDDVEIPERLVDQVIGQDDARDVVLKAASQRRHVMMIGSPGTGKSMLAKAMSQLLPREELQDVLVYHNPDDGNEPTIRTVPAGQGRQVVEEHREQAKKRGHLRSMVMWVAVVAVLVYAFLFAGEPLLGILAALVVFYVFRSSAGNQRANVPKLLIDNAHRDTAPFEDATGAHAGALLGDVRHDPYQSGGLATPSHDRVEAGAIHKASGGVLFVDEINTLGVRSQQKLMTAIQEGEFAITGQSEQSSGAMVRTDPVPTDFVMMAAGNVDAMENMHPALRSRIKGYGYEVYMDDTIADTPDVRRKYARFVAQEVARDGRLPPFDAEAVAEVVLEARRRAGRKGHLTLAFRNLGGLVRVAGDVARAEDAPVTTRDHVLRAKRRARSIEQQLADEFIERRRDYDLSLVDGGVVGRVNGLAVMGEDSGVVLPVMAEVTPAQGSGEVIATGMLQEVASEAVQNVSAVVKKHARVDLDEMDVHVQFLGAGEGGVDGDSASVTVAAAVVSALEGIPVDQSVAMTGSLSVRGDVLPVGGVTYKIEAAAKAGLKTVVVPAANERDVLVEAEYRDRIRVVPVSHIGEVLDVALVDDVEKGSLLDRLSTYAVGSGSDRDRNRRSGPTPAPQ; encoded by the coding sequence GTGAATACAGGTCCCACCACCCGCGTGTCCGCCGGGTCGCCACGCCCGCCGGTACCGTCGGACGGCGGCGAGACGACCGTCGAGTTGCTCGGTGGTCTCGACATCGAGACGACCGACGACGTCGAGATACCGGAGCGACTCGTCGACCAGGTCATCGGGCAGGACGACGCCCGCGACGTCGTCCTGAAGGCGGCCAGCCAGCGCCGTCACGTCATGATGATCGGTTCGCCGGGGACCGGGAAGTCGATGCTCGCGAAGGCGATGAGTCAACTGCTCCCCCGCGAGGAGCTGCAGGACGTCCTCGTCTACCACAACCCCGACGACGGCAACGAGCCGACGATACGGACCGTCCCGGCCGGGCAGGGGAGACAGGTCGTCGAGGAGCATCGGGAGCAGGCGAAGAAGCGCGGCCACCTGCGCTCGATGGTGATGTGGGTCGCGGTCGTCGCCGTCCTCGTCTACGCCTTCCTGTTCGCTGGCGAGCCGTTGCTGGGTATCCTCGCGGCGCTCGTCGTGTTCTACGTCTTCCGGTCGAGCGCGGGCAACCAGCGTGCGAACGTCCCGAAACTCCTCATCGACAACGCCCATCGCGACACCGCACCGTTCGAGGACGCGACGGGCGCACACGCCGGGGCGCTGCTCGGCGACGTCCGTCACGACCCCTACCAGTCCGGCGGTCTGGCGACGCCGAGTCACGACCGGGTCGAGGCCGGTGCCATCCACAAGGCGAGCGGGGGCGTGCTGTTCGTCGACGAGATCAACACGCTCGGCGTCCGCTCCCAGCAGAAGCTGATGACGGCCATCCAGGAGGGCGAGTTCGCCATCACCGGGCAGTCAGAGCAGTCATCCGGCGCGATGGTGAGGACCGACCCCGTGCCGACGGACTTCGTGATGATGGCGGCCGGGAACGTGGACGCGATGGAGAACATGCACCCAGCGCTCCGCTCGCGCATCAAGGGGTACGGCTACGAGGTGTACATGGACGACACCATCGCCGACACGCCCGACGTCCGCCGGAAGTACGCCCGGTTCGTCGCCCAGGAGGTCGCCAGGGACGGCCGCCTGCCGCCGTTCGACGCCGAGGCGGTCGCCGAAGTCGTCCTCGAAGCCCGTCGCCGTGCGGGTCGGAAGGGCCACCTCACGCTGGCGTTCCGGAACCTCGGCGGGCTGGTCCGCGTCGCTGGCGACGTCGCCCGTGCCGAGGACGCGCCCGTGACGACGCGCGACCACGTCCTCCGGGCGAAACGCCGTGCGCGCTCCATCGAGCAGCAGCTGGCCGACGAGTTCATCGAGCGCCGCAGGGACTACGACCTCTCGCTGGTCGACGGGGGCGTCGTCGGTCGGGTCAACGGCCTCGCGGTGATGGGCGAGGACTCGGGCGTCGTCCTCCCCGTGATGGCGGAGGTGACGCCCGCACAGGGCTCCGGCGAGGTCATCGCCACCGGGATGCTCCAGGAGGTGGCGAGCGAGGCGGTCCAGAACGTCTCGGCGGTCGTCAAGAAGCACGCCCGCGTCGACCTGGACGAGATGGACGTCCACGTCCAGTTCCTCGGGGCGGGCGAGGGTGGCGTCGACGGCGACTCCGCGAGCGTCACCGTCGCCGCGGCGGTCGTGAGCGCGCTGGAGGGCATCCCCGTCGACCAGTCGGTGGCGATGACGGGGTCGCTCTCGGTCCGGGGCGACGTGCTGCCCGTCGGCGGCGTCACCTACAAGATAGAGGCCGCGGCGAAGGCGGGACTGAAGACGGTCGTCGTCCCGGCGGCGAACGAGCGCGACGTACTCGTCGAGGCCGAGTACCGCGACCGGATTCGGGTCGTCCCCGTCAGTCACATCGGCGAGGTGCTGGACGTGGCGCTCGTCGACGACGTGGAGAAGGGGTCGCTGCTCGACCGCCTCTCGACGTACGCGGTGGGGTCGGGCAGCGACCGCGACCGGAACCGCCGGTCGGGACCGACGCCCGCGCCACAGTAG
- a CDS encoding PTS fructose transporter subunit IIC, which produces MKTSAEDGLRSHVTSVKENVMTGVSFMIPFVTIGGIFLALGYAVASLGRIELFGVVLWPGGTTVEGIFEATGTFEWFLTQVGTAGLTFMVPILGGYIAYAIADRPGLAPGFLLSYVIQQGDVLVAAGDVMGISGGEAGAGYLGALVAGLLAGYVALWFKRRDVPEFVQPMMPVLIVPVLTMAVLTPVVILLLGVPVAIANAELTTFLSDAQGSQAVLVGALLGGMMAFDMGGPVNKVAYVFAVGLLSEQLYVPMAAVMIGGMVPPLGLALSNFVAPQKYTAEMYENAKSAVPLGLSFITEGAIPYGAADPLRVIPSIVAGSAVAGAASMYLSVSMPAPHGGIFVVPLSNQPFAFLGCLLLGALVTAVVATAVKPDFDVTVADLEDGDYATQTSD; this is translated from the coding sequence CTGAAGACCTCGGCTGAAGACGGTCTCCGGTCGCACGTCACCTCGGTGAAGGAGAACGTGATGACCGGCGTCTCGTTCATGATTCCGTTCGTCACCATCGGCGGCATCTTCCTGGCGCTGGGCTACGCCGTGGCGTCGCTGGGCCGCATCGAACTGTTCGGCGTGGTCCTCTGGCCGGGCGGGACGACCGTCGAGGGCATCTTCGAGGCCACCGGGACGTTCGAGTGGTTCCTCACGCAGGTCGGCACCGCCGGCCTGACGTTCATGGTCCCCATCCTCGGGGGCTACATCGCCTACGCCATCGCCGACCGCCCCGGCCTCGCGCCCGGCTTCCTGCTGTCGTACGTCATCCAGCAGGGCGACGTCCTCGTTGCGGCGGGCGACGTCATGGGAATCTCGGGCGGCGAGGCGGGCGCGGGCTACCTCGGTGCCCTCGTCGCTGGCCTGCTCGCGGGCTACGTCGCGCTCTGGTTCAAGCGGCGGGACGTCCCGGAGTTCGTCCAGCCGATGATGCCGGTGCTCATCGTGCCCGTGTTGACGATGGCGGTGCTCACGCCCGTCGTCATCCTGCTGCTCGGTGTGCCGGTCGCCATCGCCAACGCCGAACTGACGACGTTCCTGAGCGACGCGCAGGGGAGTCAGGCCGTCCTCGTCGGCGCGCTGCTCGGCGGGATGATGGCGTTCGACATGGGCGGCCCCGTCAACAAGGTCGCGTACGTGTTCGCCGTCGGCCTGCTGTCGGAACAGCTGTACGTCCCGATGGCGGCGGTGATGATCGGCGGGATGGTCCCGCCGCTGGGCCTCGCGCTGTCGAACTTCGTCGCCCCGCAGAAGTACACCGCGGAGATGTACGAGAACGCCAAGAGCGCGGTGCCGCTGGGCCTCTCGTTCATCACCGAGGGGGCGATACCGTACGGCGCGGCCGACCCGCTCCGGGTCATCCCGAGCATCGTCGCCGGGAGCGCCGTCGCCGGGGCCGCCTCGATGTACCTGAGCGTGAGCATGCCCGCGCCACACGGCGGCATCTTCGTCGTCCCGCTGTCGAACCAGCCGTTCGCGTTCCTCGGTTGTCTGCTGCTGGGGGCGCTCGTGACGGCGGTCGTCGCGACGGCCGTCAAGCCCGACTTCGACGTGACGGTCGCGGACCTCGAAGACGGCGACTACGCCACGCAGACCTCGGACTGA
- a CDS encoding TRAM domain-containing protein yields the protein MPNCPLADECPSFSERIEGMGCQHYTSRSGTEWCQHYNQPIRDLKSQPVKPGEEVVVDVTDIHRSGAGVGRTEDGFIILVDGVLPDARARVKVTKVRSNHAQADELERLPMDEEDDEEDDEEAADDADGDEEEDDGPSRPTRERLGSRDNFWGS from the coding sequence ATGCCCAACTGTCCGCTCGCAGACGAGTGCCCCAGTTTCTCCGAGCGCATCGAGGGGATGGGCTGTCAGCACTACACCAGCCGAAGCGGCACGGAGTGGTGCCAGCACTACAACCAGCCCATTCGCGACCTGAAGTCCCAGCCGGTGAAACCCGGCGAGGAGGTCGTCGTCGACGTGACGGACATCCACCGGAGCGGTGCGGGCGTCGGTCGAACCGAGGACGGGTTCATCATCCTCGTCGACGGCGTCCTGCCGGACGCCCGCGCTCGCGTGAAGGTGACCAAGGTCCGGTCGAACCACGCGCAGGCCGACGAACTCGAACGCCTCCCGATGGACGAGGAGGACGACGAAGAGGACGACGAGGAGGCCGCCGACGACGCCGACGGCGACGAGGAGGAAGACGACGGTCCCTCGCGTCCAACTCGCGAACGCCTGGGTAGCCGCGACAACTTCTGGGGCTCGTAG
- a CDS encoding Tfx family DNA-binding protein: protein MTDPADVDDILASVGFDAETSVLTRRQAEVLALRERGLAQAAIAEWLGTSRANVSSIEASARENVEKAHETVAFAEALRAPVRVEFASGTDLYDVPQRVYSACDESGVKVNYAAPELMKLVSDAAGNAVRGREVRQDLLVGVTSEGQVRVRTS from the coding sequence GTGACCGACCCCGCCGACGTCGACGACATCCTCGCCAGCGTCGGGTTCGACGCCGAGACGAGCGTCCTCACCCGTCGGCAGGCCGAGGTGCTCGCGCTCCGCGAGCGGGGACTGGCGCAGGCGGCCATCGCCGAGTGGCTGGGCACCTCGCGGGCGAACGTCTCCTCCATCGAGGCCAGCGCCCGCGAGAACGTCGAGAAGGCCCACGAGACGGTCGCGTTCGCGGAGGCGCTCCGTGCGCCGGTCCGGGTCGAGTTCGCCTCGGGCACCGACCTCTACGACGTGCCCCAGCGCGTCTACTCGGCCTGCGACGAGTCGGGCGTGAAGGTGAACTACGCCGCCCCGGAGCTGATGAAACTCGTCTCCGACGCGGCGGGCAACGCCGTCCGTGGCCGCGAGGTCCGTCAGGACCTGCTCGTCGGCGTCACGAGCGAGGGTCAGGTGCGGGTCAGGACGTCGTAG
- a CDS encoding class I SAM-dependent methyltransferase — MDSDEVRERWAERSGEFSPEYYAYYGPDETSAALLDLLDERVGPDASVLELGCSAGRHLAHLHENGYDDLTGIDLNPDAFDVLAETYPDLDETGTFHVGAIEEFVTDLPDDAFDAVYSVETLQHVPPEDDWVFAELARIAGDLLVTVEVEGEGDDRTETDERPAVNYVDEGVPLFYRDWNAVFTDCGAIEVESASLDRDTLRAFQPAGTDSAQ; from the coding sequence ATGGATTCAGACGAGGTCCGCGAGCGGTGGGCCGAGCGGTCCGGCGAGTTCTCCCCGGAGTACTACGCCTACTACGGCCCCGACGAGACGAGCGCGGCCCTCCTCGACCTGCTCGACGAGCGGGTCGGCCCCGACGCGTCGGTCCTCGAACTCGGCTGTAGCGCCGGGCGACACCTCGCACACCTCCACGAGAACGGCTACGACGACCTGACCGGCATCGACCTCAACCCCGACGCGTTCGACGTGCTGGCCGAGACGTACCCCGACCTCGACGAGACGGGGACGTTCCACGTCGGAGCCATCGAGGAGTTCGTCACCGACCTCCCGGACGACGCCTTCGACGCCGTCTACTCCGTCGAGACGCTCCAGCACGTCCCCCCCGAGGACGACTGGGTGTTCGCGGAACTCGCGCGTATCGCGGGTGACCTGCTGGTCACCGTCGAGGTGGAGGGCGAGGGGGACGACCGGACGGAGACCGACGAGCGTCCGGCGGTCAACTACGTCGACGAGGGCGTCCCGCTGTTCTACCGCGACTGGAACGCCGTCTTCACGGACTGCGGCGCTATCGAGGTCGAGTCGGCGTCGCTCGACCGGGACACGCTCCGGGCGTTCCAACCTGCCGGGACCGATTCGGCGCAGTAG
- the glpR gene encoding HTH-type transcriptional regulator GlpR: protein MLPAERKRTIVEQVSEAGGRSVSELADTLDYSKATIRRDLRDLEDEGRIERSHGGAVPVTTVGHERPYGQREVQRLDAKRAIGERAAEELAPGQVVFFDAGTTTMEVAKRAPTDGSILAATNSLQLASELGDEETEVKVTGGTLRDRTRALVGPSAESFMDRMNFDVLFLGTNAVDAETGLATPNEDEARMKQLMVETSATVVLVADSSKAGERSFVRFADLEDVDLFVTDDGLDRHYRDAFESAGMRVVEVSAE from the coding sequence ATGTTACCAGCAGAGCGCAAGCGGACCATCGTCGAACAGGTGTCGGAGGCGGGCGGTCGGTCGGTGAGCGAACTCGCCGACACGCTCGACTACTCGAAGGCCACCATCCGCCGGGACCTCCGCGACCTGGAGGACGAGGGGCGCATCGAGCGCTCGCACGGGGGCGCGGTCCCGGTGACGACGGTCGGTCACGAGCGACCGTACGGCCAGCGGGAGGTCCAGCGACTCGACGCCAAGCGCGCCATCGGGGAGCGTGCCGCCGAGGAACTCGCACCCGGCCAGGTCGTCTTCTTCGACGCGGGGACGACGACGATGGAGGTCGCGAAGCGCGCCCCGACGGACGGGTCGATACTGGCCGCGACGAACTCCCTGCAGCTCGCCTCGGAGCTCGGCGACGAGGAGACGGAGGTGAAGGTGACCGGCGGGACGCTCCGCGACCGGACGCGGGCGCTCGTCGGCCCCTCCGCCGAGTCGTTCATGGACCGGATGAACTTCGACGTACTGTTCCTCGGGACGAACGCCGTCGACGCCGAGACGGGCCTCGCGACGCCCAACGAGGACGAGGCGCGCATGAAGCAGTTGATGGTCGAGACGTCCGCGACGGTCGTGCTGGTCGCCGACTCCTCGAAGGCGGGAGAGCGCAGTTTCGTCCGGTTCGCCGACCTCGAGGACGTGGACCTCTTCGTCACCGACGACGGCCTCGACCGCCACTATCGCGACGCGTTCGAGTCCGCCGGGATGCGGGTCGTCGAGGTGAGCGCCGAGTGA
- a CDS encoding PTS sugar transporter subunit IIA yields MPEQLDPDDVRRLVPTDCITLDEPPEEKAAAIEFLLDVAVDAGRVEDRETALDDLLAREEETTTGVGKGIAIPHAKTSAVSQPSVVFAHSSAGLDFDSMDGKPAHLLFLLLMPADGDDEHLSVLSSLSRSLMHDEVREDLSTADSPETVQNVLVEAMT; encoded by the coding sequence ATGCCTGAGCAACTCGACCCCGACGACGTTCGACGACTCGTACCGACCGACTGCATCACGCTCGACGAGCCACCGGAGGAGAAGGCGGCCGCCATCGAGTTCCTGCTCGACGTGGCGGTCGACGCGGGCCGCGTCGAGGACCGGGAGACGGCCCTCGACGACCTGCTGGCCCGCGAGGAGGAGACGACCACCGGCGTCGGGAAGGGTATCGCCATCCCGCACGCGAAGACGAGCGCCGTCTCGCAGCCGTCGGTCGTGTTCGCCCACTCCTCGGCGGGCCTCGACTTCGACTCGATGGACGGGAAGCCCGCGCACCTGCTGTTCCTGCTGCTGATGCCCGCCGACGGCGACGACGAGCACCTCTCGGTGCTCAGTTCGCTGTCGCGGTCGCTGATGCACGACGAGGTGCGCGAGGACCTCTCGACCGCCGACTCGCCCGAGACCGTCCAGAACGTCCTCGTGGAGGCGATGACCTGA
- a CDS encoding minichromosome maintenance protein MCM: MAQAENTDIIDDFEEFYRNYYRNDIGDLARKYPNEQRSLYISYDDLYRFDQNLADQYRNQPGQLQEYAEEALRLYDLPVDVSLGQAHVRIHNLDQSTDIRDIRARHRGQLIAVRGIVRKATDVRPKIQQAAFECQRCGTLTRIPQTGGDFQEPHECGGCERQGPFRINFDQSEFVDAQKIRVQESPEGLRGGETPQNIDVHIEDDITGKVTAGDHVNVTGVLRLDQQESNQQKSAMFDVFMDGISVEIEDEQFEEMDITDEEKRKIVSLSDDDSIYEQMIGSMAPSIWGYEQEKLAIILQLFSGVTKHLPDGSRIRGDFHMLLIGDPGTGKSQLLQYVRSIAPRSVYTSGKGSSSAGLTAAAVRDDFGEGQQWSLEAGALVLADQGIAAVDELDKMRPEDRSAMHEALEQQSISISKAGINATLKSRCSLLGAANPKYGRFDEYEPIAEQIDLEPALISRFDLIFTITDKPDPERDRDLADHILTTNYAGELHTHRTENATSDYTDEEVDTVTDTVEPSIDADFLRKYIAYAKRTCFPVMTEEAKEEIEEFYVDLRSQGTDGDSPVPVTARKLEGLVRLAEASARVRLSDRVEVEDAQRVIDIVRSSLEDIGMDPETGEFDADIVETGRSKTQRDRVRSIKDIIREVEGEYDDGAPVEEVLDQAEAAGIERSKAEHEIEKLRRQGDVYEPSQDHLRTV, encoded by the coding sequence ATGGCACAGGCGGAGAACACCGACATCATCGACGACTTCGAGGAGTTCTACCGCAACTACTACCGCAACGACATCGGTGACCTCGCGCGGAAGTACCCCAACGAACAGCGGTCGCTCTACATCTCCTACGACGACCTCTACCGCTTCGACCAGAACCTCGCCGACCAGTACCGCAACCAGCCGGGACAGCTCCAGGAGTACGCCGAGGAAGCGCTCAGGCTGTACGACCTGCCCGTCGACGTCTCGCTCGGGCAGGCGCACGTCCGCATCCACAACCTCGACCAGTCGACGGACATCCGCGACATCCGGGCGCGCCACCGTGGGCAACTCATCGCGGTCCGGGGCATCGTCCGGAAGGCGACCGACGTGCGACCGAAGATACAGCAGGCGGCCTTCGAGTGCCAGCGCTGTGGCACCCTCACCCGCATCCCCCAGACCGGCGGCGACTTCCAGGAACCCCACGAGTGCGGGGGCTGTGAGCGACAGGGACCGTTCCGTATCAACTTCGACCAGTCGGAGTTCGTCGACGCGCAGAAGATTCGGGTCCAGGAGTCCCCCGAGGGGCTTCGCGGCGGCGAGACCCCGCAGAACATCGACGTTCACATCGAGGACGACATCACCGGGAAGGTGACCGCGGGCGACCACGTCAACGTCACCGGCGTCCTCCGCCTCGACCAGCAGGAGTCCAACCAGCAGAAGTCGGCCATGTTCGACGTGTTCATGGACGGCATCTCCGTCGAGATAGAGGACGAGCAGTTCGAGGAGATGGACATCACCGACGAGGAGAAGCGCAAGATCGTCTCCCTGTCGGACGACGACAGCATCTACGAGCAGATGATCGGCTCGATGGCTCCCTCCATCTGGGGGTACGAGCAGGAGAAGCTCGCCATCATCCTCCAGCTGTTCTCCGGCGTGACGAAGCACCTCCCCGACGGGTCGCGCATCCGGGGTGACTTCCACATGCTGCTCATCGGGGACCCCGGTACGGGGAAGTCCCAGCTCCTGCAGTACGTCCGCTCTATCGCCCCGCGGTCGGTGTACACCTCCGGGAAGGGCTCGTCCAGCGCGGGGCTGACGGCGGCCGCGGTCCGCGACGACTTCGGCGAGGGGCAGCAGTGGTCGCTCGAAGCGGGGGCGCTCGTCCTCGCCGACCAGGGTATCGCGGCGGTGGACGAACTCGACAAGATGCGCCCCGAGGACCGCTCTGCGATGCACGAGGCGCTCGAACAGCAGTCCATCTCCATCTCCAAGGCGGGCATCAACGCCACCCTCAAGTCGCGCTGTTCGCTGCTCGGCGCGGCGAACCCGAAGTACGGCCGGTTCGACGAGTACGAACCCATCGCCGAGCAGATAGATCTGGAACCGGCACTCATCTCGCGGTTCGACCTCATCTTCACCATCACGGACAAGCCCGACCCCGAGCGCGACCGTGACCTCGCCGACCACATCCTGACGACGAACTACGCGGGCGAACTCCACACCCACCGGACCGAGAACGCCACCTCCGACTACACCGACGAGGAGGTCGACACGGTGACCGACACGGTCGAACCCTCCATCGACGCCGATTTCCTGCGGAAGTACATCGCCTACGCGAAGCGCACCTGCTTCCCGGTGATGACCGAGGAGGCCAAAGAGGAGATCGAGGAGTTCTACGTCGACCTGCGCTCGCAGGGAACAGACGGCGACTCGCCCGTGCCGGTCACCGCCCGGAAACTCGAAGGGCTGGTCCGCCTCGCGGAGGCCTCTGCCCGCGTTCGCCTCTCGGACCGCGTCGAGGTCGAAGACGCCCAGCGCGTCATCGACATCGTGCGCTCGTCGCTGGAGGACATCGGGATGGACCCCGAGACCGGCGAGTTCGACGCCGACATCGTCGAGACGGGCCGCTCGAAGACCCAGCGCGACCGCGTGCGCTCCATCAAGGACATCATCCGGGAGGTCGAGGGCGAGTACGACGACGGCGCGCCCGTCGAGGAGGTGCTCGACCAGGCCGAGGCCGCGGGTATCGAGCGCTCGAAGGCCGAACACGAGATAGAGAAGCTCCGGCGGCAGGGCGACGTCTACGAACCGAGTCAGGACCACCTCCGGACGGTCTGA